Proteins encoded in a region of the Salvia miltiorrhiza cultivar Shanhuang (shh) unplaced genomic scaffold, IMPLAD_Smil_shh original_scaffold_180_2, whole genome shotgun sequence genome:
- the LOC131003249 gene encoding putative homeobox-leucine zipper protein ATHB-51, giving the protein MDWNGNLRMPFVSRPAADASNFNFLYNCATFDHFPEMKQQSETMMEKSMNNLGVDPKKKRLSNEQLELLEISFQEEIKLDPDRKMKLAKELGLQPRQIAIWFQNRRARWKGKQLERLYDALKQEYDAVSRDKQKLQQEVMALRAILKDQVGKNQVSTGYTDISGEETVESTSIPSSDPTATAAEEAMTAAASLHQMAECNYPMNMEDYNNTVMIAPYWATSMPSCP; this is encoded by the exons ATGGATTGGAACGGTAATCTTAGAATGCCTTTCGTTTCTCGACCTGCAGCAGACGCCTCTAATTTCAACTTTCTCTACAACTGCGCTACTTTCGACCACTTCCcag AGATGAAGCAGCAGAGTGAGACGAtgatggagaagagcatgaataATTTGGGGGTGGATCCGAAGAAGAAGCGGTTGAGCAACGAGCAGCTGGAGCTGCTGGAAATCAGTTTCCAAGAGGAGATAAAGCTGGACCCGGACCGGAAGATGAAGCTGGCCAAGGAGCTAGGGCTGCAGCCACGTCAGATCGCCATCTGGTTCCAGAACCGCAGGGCTCGATGGAAGGGCAAGCAGCTCGAGCGCTTGTACGACGCGCTTAAGCAGGAGTACGATGCTGTCTCTAGGGATAAGCAAAAGCTGCAACAAGAG gtTATGGCACTAAGGGCAATTCTCAAGGATCAAGTGGGAAAAAATCAAGTATCAACCGGCTACACAGACATCTCTGGAGAAGAAACTGTGGAGAGCACATCGATTCCAAGCTCGGATccgacggcgacggcggcggaggaggcAATGACGGCGGCGGCTAGCCTCCACCAGATGGCAGAGTGCAACTACCCAATGAACATGGAGGACTACAATAATACAGTGATGATAGCTCCCTACTGGGCTACATCTATGCCTTCTTGTCCTTGA
- the LOC131003248 gene encoding homeobox-leucine zipper protein ATHB-22-like isoform X1: MDWNGNIKMPYVSRPVDTSNFSSLYNCSFDHFPVGLEMKQQTMLPMIMNKNMNMNMNNLGVDPKKKRLSNEQLELLENSFHEEIKLEPDRKMKLAKELGLQPRQIAIWFQNRRARWKGKRLEHLYDALKQEYDAVARDKHKLQQEVIALRAILKDQVAKKLVLSTGYTDISGEETVESTSIPSSDNHPPAAAAPVAGLHQIEECNYTLNMADYNNTMAATPPYWATSMPSCP, translated from the exons ATGGATTGGAATGGTAATATTAAAATGCCTTACGTTTCTCGACCTGTAGACACCTCCAATTTCAGCTCTCTCTACAACTGCAGTTTCGATCACTTCccag TAGGTCTAGAAATGAAGCAGCAGACAATGCTGCCGATGATAATGAACAAGAACATGAACATGAACATGAACAATTTGGGGGTGGATCCGAAGAAGAAGCGTTTGAGCAACGAGCAGCTGGAGCTGCTGGAAAACAGCTTCCACGAGGAGATAAAGCTGGAACCGGACCGGAAAATGAAGCTGGCCAAGGAGCTAGGGCTGCAGCCGCGCCAGATTGCCATCTGGTTCCAGAACCGGAGGGCTCGCTGGAAGGGCAAGCGCCTCGAGCACTTGTACGACGCGCTTAAGCAGGAGTACGATGCTGTCGCTAGGGACAAACACAAGCTGCAACAGGAG GTTATAGCTCTGAGAGCAATCCTCAAGGACCAAGTAGCAAAAAAGCTAGTCTTATCAACCGGCTACACCGATATTTCTGGTGAGGAAACTGTTGAAAGCACATCCATTCCAAGCTCCGACAACCACCCTCCCGCGGCGGCAGCGCCGGTGGCGGGCCTTCACCAGATTGAGGAATGCAACTACACATTGAACATGGCCGACTACAATAATACAATGGCAGCTACACCTCCCTATTGGGCTACTTCCATGCCTTCTTGCCCTTGA
- the LOC131003248 gene encoding homeobox-leucine zipper protein ATHB-22-like isoform X2 — protein MDWNGNIKMPYVSRPVDTSNFSSLYNCSFDHFPGLEMKQQTMLPMIMNKNMNMNMNNLGVDPKKKRLSNEQLELLENSFHEEIKLEPDRKMKLAKELGLQPRQIAIWFQNRRARWKGKRLEHLYDALKQEYDAVARDKHKLQQEVIALRAILKDQVAKKLVLSTGYTDISGEETVESTSIPSSDNHPPAAAAPVAGLHQIEECNYTLNMADYNNTMAATPPYWATSMPSCP, from the exons ATGGATTGGAATGGTAATATTAAAATGCCTTACGTTTCTCGACCTGTAGACACCTCCAATTTCAGCTCTCTCTACAACTGCAGTTTCGATCACTTCccag GTCTAGAAATGAAGCAGCAGACAATGCTGCCGATGATAATGAACAAGAACATGAACATGAACATGAACAATTTGGGGGTGGATCCGAAGAAGAAGCGTTTGAGCAACGAGCAGCTGGAGCTGCTGGAAAACAGCTTCCACGAGGAGATAAAGCTGGAACCGGACCGGAAAATGAAGCTGGCCAAGGAGCTAGGGCTGCAGCCGCGCCAGATTGCCATCTGGTTCCAGAACCGGAGGGCTCGCTGGAAGGGCAAGCGCCTCGAGCACTTGTACGACGCGCTTAAGCAGGAGTACGATGCTGTCGCTAGGGACAAACACAAGCTGCAACAGGAG GTTATAGCTCTGAGAGCAATCCTCAAGGACCAAGTAGCAAAAAAGCTAGTCTTATCAACCGGCTACACCGATATTTCTGGTGAGGAAACTGTTGAAAGCACATCCATTCCAAGCTCCGACAACCACCCTCCCGCGGCGGCAGCGCCGGTGGCGGGCCTTCACCAGATTGAGGAATGCAACTACACATTGAACATGGCCGACTACAATAATACAATGGCAGCTACACCTCCCTATTGGGCTACTTCCATGCCTTCTTGCCCTTGA